In the Halosolutus gelatinilyticus genome, GCCGACATCCAGGGCGCGTTCGCGGGCAGGCAGATGGCCAGCACGTGGGGCGCGCTCGGAACGGTCGGTGCGTACGCGGACGAAGGCGACCACTCGATGGACGATCTGTCGATTACGGCGCCGCCCGCCGGTCCGGACGGCGAGCGCGGAACGTTCTTCGGGATGGAACTGCTCGGTATCCACCCGTGGACCGACGAACCCGAAGCGGCAGCCCAGTGGATCGAGTACCTCCTGCGAGCCGAACCTAACGCGGAGATCTCGAACACGGTCGGCTTCCTCCCGACGAATCCCGACGGGTTGGACACCGAGTACTTCGACCACGACCTGTACCGGGCCTTCGACGAGGAAGTGTTCCCGCACGCGCAGACCTACCCGCAGGTGCTCGGGTGGGGCGAAATCGAGGGCGAACTCAACAACGTGGTGTTCGACGTCATCCAGAACGCCGTCACGGGCGACCTGGAGGACGGCGACGTCGAGAGCGCGCTCCACGACGCCGCGAAAGTCGCCGAACAGACGCTGTAAGCGGCCGGCGCGCCGCTCGTCTCCGGACTGGAGTCCGTCGACGACGCGCGGTCGGGAGGGCGGCGATCGCCGATCGGGAAGCGTCCACGTCGCCGTCGACGGGCGAATCACGTGTCGACGCTTCCGCGAGAATGAAAACTGGTAACGAAAAACATTAGTCAGTAGTCGAACTCGATTTGGATACTTGCCATGGCGAGCACAACGAGACAGTTTCGAAGACGAATAGCCGACCTTCGGCTCGGGAGGTACCTCCCGCTGTACGATCGGCTGTCCGAAGACCAACGCTTCGCGTACAAGCTGTTGGCCCCGGGGCTTGCGATGATGTTTCTCATCCACTTTCTGCCGATCGTCTGGGGGACCATCATCAGCTTCCTGGGCGTCGACTCCGCCTACGTTGCCCGGTGGTACGAGGCCCCGTTCGTCGGACTCGAGAACTATCGCTACGTTCTCGATCCGCGAACCGTCGTCGGCGGTCGGTTCTGGTACTCGATCCGCCAGACGATCATCTTCGCCGTCGGTACGCTGGTGCTGACGTACGTTCTCGGTCTCACGGCGGCGCTGATCCTCAACCAGAAGTTCACGGGGCGGTTCGTGGCGCGGACCCTCCTGTTGCTTCCCTGGGTCGCGCCCGTCGTCGTCACGCTGCTCATCTGGCGGATGATGTTCCAACAACAGAGCGGGATCGTCAACACCGTCTTGCTCTCGGCCGGCGTCATCAACGAACCGATCTACTGGCTGATCGGCGACAACGCCATCTGGACGCTCATCATCACCCACTCCTGGACCCAGTTCCCGCTTGTTATGATCATGCTCTACGCCGGGCTCCAGTCGATCCCCGACCAGCTGTACGAGGCGGCCGCGATCGACGGCGCCGGCCGGTGGGCGCGGTTTCGCTACATCACGTTCCCGCAGTTGAAACCGGTTTCCGCCGCGATCGTGTTGCTGGTGATGCTGTGGACGATGATCAACTTCACGTCGCCGTTCGTCCTCCTCGGCGCGCAGCCGCCGAAGGCCGGCCAGGTCTCGATCCTGTACATCTACGAGTTCGCGTTCTCGAACTACCAGTTCGGTCGCGGCGGGGCGATGAGCGTCGTGCTGTTCGTCATCGCGATGGCGATGGCCCTCGGGTACTACAAGTACCTGTTCGACGACGACTTCAAGGGTGACGGCCGATGATTCCCGACGAACTGCGGCTGACGGAGTCGGGGAAGGACGCGCTGTTCCGACTCCTCTCGAGGGGCGTTCTCGGGTGTCTGCTCCTGTACGCGCTGTTCCCGATCTACTGGATGGTCGTCTCCAGTTTCCGGACCCGGGCGGAGATCTCCGCCGCCGACCCGAACCTCTTCCTGTTCGGAATCGACGACGTGCCGACGATCGTACAGGATCCAAACCACCTTCTGACGGTGTTGCACTACGAGAACTACCTCACGATGTGGAGTCGGTTTCCCGTCCTCGACTATTTCGTCAACAGCCTCATCATCGCGAGTACGACGACCGCGCTCGCGCTCGTCGTCGGCTGCCTGGGCGGCTACGCGTTCTCCCGATACCGGTTCCCCGGCAAGGGGATCGTCGGCGGAGCGCTGCTCGGAACGCAGATGATTCCGGGGATCCTCATCCTCCTGCCGATGTTCCTGCTGTTCATCTGGCTCCAGGAGAGCCTCTCGATCCCGATCCTCGACACCTACCACGGCATCATCTTCGTCTACACGACGTTTACGGTCCCCGTGGCGATCTGGATGCTCCGCGGCTTCTTCGATACTATCCCCGTCTCCACCGAAGAGGCGGCTCGGGTCGACGGCTGCTCCCGGCTGCAGGCGCTCGTCCGCGTCGTTCTCCCGATGGCGGCGCCCGGAATCGCCGCGACCGGGATGTTCGTCTTCCTCGTCGCCTTCAACGAGGTGCTGTTCGCGTCGATGCTGGCGCGCAGCGACGTGACGCCCTTCGCGATCGGCATCCAGAGCTTCGAGACGCAGACGACGGTCTACTGGGGGGAGATGATGGCCGCCTCGACGGTCGCGACGGCGCCGATCCTCGTGCTGTTCATCCTGTTCCAGAAACCGATCGTGGAAGGGCTGACCGAAGGAAGCGTCAAACAGTAGCCGATCCAGGCGTTCGCCCGCACGCGTCGTCTTCGTTCGATCGACCGTCCGCGTCGTTCCACCGGCTGCCTCCACGCCCGCGTTCGCGGCGGCGCCCCCGCCCGTCGCCGCGATCGATCACGTAGAGTGCGTCCGCGGATGAACGGTTAGGTAGCTATAAATATCCGGACGAACCACATATGTACGAATGAGTCGTGTCAACATAGATAATTTGATCAAGGAGTACGACTCCCCCGGCGGTTCGATCGTCGCGGTCAACGATCTGACCCTCTCCATCGACGACGGCGAGTTCGTCGTCTTCGTCGGGCCGTCGGGCTGCGGCAAATCGACTACACTGCGGTGTATCGCCGGGCTCGAGACGGTGACCGCGGGGTCGATCCGGTTCGGGGACGAGGACGTGACGGACCGGAAGCCGAAGGAACGGGACATCGCGATGGTGTTCCAGAACTACGCGCTGTACCCCCACATGACCGCCCGGGAGAACATGGCGTTCGGGCTGAAGATGTCGACGGACCTCTCCGAGCACGAGAGAGCCGAGCGCGTCGAGGAGACCGCCGAGATGATGGGGATCGAAGAGCTGTTGGACGACAGACCGAAGGCGCTCTCGGGCGGGCAACAACAGCGGGTCGCGCTCGGCCGGGCGATCGTTCGCGATCCGGAGGTCTTCCTCATGGACGAGCCGCTGTCGAACCTCGACGCGAAGCTTCGCGCGCAGATGCGCACCGAACTGCAGCAGTTGCAGAAGGAACTCGACGTGACGACGGTGTACGTCACCCACGATCAGACGGAAGCGATGACGATGGGCGATCGGATCGTCGTCCTGAACGACGGCGAACTCCAGCAGGTCGGCACGCCGCTCGAGTGTTACCACCGGCCGGCAAACCGGTTCGTCGCGGGGTTCCTCGGCTCGCCGCCGATGAACTTCCTCGAGGTCACGGCCGACACCGAAAACGGGACGCTCGAGCATCCGGCGTTCACGCTGCCGATGCCCGAGTCGGTCGCGGACGACGCCGACGAGCCGAACCTCGTCCTCGGGATCCGACCGGAACACCTCTCGCTGACGGACACGCCCGAGACGCACGCGGATCCGGACTGTCTGGTCGAAACGGACGTCACCGTCACGGAGCCGATGGGCGACGTGACGAACGTGTACCTCGACGTGGGCGGCGATTCGGTCACGGTCACGACCGGCGGATACGCGGGTGCCGGCCCCGGGGATCAGCTGTACGTGCACGTCCCGACGGCGAAGATGCACCTGTTCGATGCCGCGTCCGGAGCGGCGCTCAAACACAGCGACGAACCGATCGACTCGGCCGCCGTCCCGGAGACCGGCGGCCACGCGGAAACGGCCTGATCGACGTTCGGGACGCCGAACGACGGTGTCGATCGCATCGCCCCGCTGCGCCCGGCCCGATCCGAACGCGGATTCGCCTCGACGGTCCGGGAATTCGACCGCGGAATACCGCGCTCGACGGTCGAACAGTCGGTAACGGTATCACGCTCGATGCAGTACTCTTTTCGCGCCGCGGTGTGACACGCGATATCACGAGTTGCAACCCGATCGTCGATCACCGGGAGACGTGCTCTTCGCCTCGTTCCAGCGGCAGGAGAGCGCCACTTCCGTCCGCGGCTCATACCGATGTGACGTCTCCGAATTACGATTCCCCCATACTAACCTAGTATTTAGAACCCAATATAAAATTATAATATATTCTGCAATAATTTTTTATATCGTACTCATGAATATCCGGATGGCTGCGAGAGACCGGCATCGATCGCAGACCGACCCCGAGGAGAGATACCAATGAAACGAACACGTCGAACGGTACTGAGCAACGCAACGAAACTCTCCGCGCTGTTGGCCGGCATCGGCGCGAGCGGTGCGGTTGCAGCGCAGGAGGACTCGTACCCCGAGTGGGATCCCGATGTCGCCTACACGGAGGGCGATCGAGTCGTCCACGGCGGCTACGTCTGGGAGGCCCAGTGGTGGACCAGAGGCAACGAGCCCGGCACCGGCGGCGAGTGGGGGCCCTGGGAGCGGATCGAGGAGCACGACGACGGCGACGACGGCGGCGGCGATCCCACTCTGGTCGCGGCGTTCTCCGTCAGCACCCAGTTCCCCGACCCCGGCGAATCGGTCGAATTCGACGGCGGCGGCTCGACGGGCGACATCGAGCGCTACGAGTGGGACCTCGGCGACGGCACGACGGCGACCGGCCAGACCGTCACCCACGAGTTCGAGGAGGGGCAGTACGACGTCACGCTGACCGTCGAGAACGCGGACGGCGAGACCGATACGGACTCGATCACGATCACCGCCGGCCGGCCGTCCCCGGACGGAAAACGCGTCGTCGCCTACTACCGGCAGTGGGCCCAGTACGA is a window encoding:
- a CDS encoding carbohydrate ABC transporter permease, which gives rise to MASTTRQFRRRIADLRLGRYLPLYDRLSEDQRFAYKLLAPGLAMMFLIHFLPIVWGTIISFLGVDSAYVARWYEAPFVGLENYRYVLDPRTVVGGRFWYSIRQTIIFAVGTLVLTYVLGLTAALILNQKFTGRFVARTLLLLPWVAPVVVTLLIWRMMFQQQSGIVNTVLLSAGVINEPIYWLIGDNAIWTLIITHSWTQFPLVMIMLYAGLQSIPDQLYEAAAIDGAGRWARFRYITFPQLKPVSAAIVLLVMLWTMINFTSPFVLLGAQPPKAGQVSILYIYEFAFSNYQFGRGGAMSVVLFVIAMAMALGYYKYLFDDDFKGDGR
- a CDS encoding carbohydrate ABC transporter permease; translated protein: MIPDELRLTESGKDALFRLLSRGVLGCLLLYALFPIYWMVVSSFRTRAEISAADPNLFLFGIDDVPTIVQDPNHLLTVLHYENYLTMWSRFPVLDYFVNSLIIASTTTALALVVGCLGGYAFSRYRFPGKGIVGGALLGTQMIPGILILLPMFLLFIWLQESLSIPILDTYHGIIFVYTTFTVPVAIWMLRGFFDTIPVSTEEAARVDGCSRLQALVRVVLPMAAPGIAATGMFVFLVAFNEVLFASMLARSDVTPFAIGIQSFETQTTVYWGEMMAASTVATAPILVLFILFQKPIVEGLTEGSVKQ
- a CDS encoding ABC transporter ATP-binding protein, whose protein sequence is MSRVNIDNLIKEYDSPGGSIVAVNDLTLSIDDGEFVVFVGPSGCGKSTTLRCIAGLETVTAGSIRFGDEDVTDRKPKERDIAMVFQNYALYPHMTARENMAFGLKMSTDLSEHERAERVEETAEMMGIEELLDDRPKALSGGQQQRVALGRAIVRDPEVFLMDEPLSNLDAKLRAQMRTELQQLQKELDVTTVYVTHDQTEAMTMGDRIVVLNDGELQQVGTPLECYHRPANRFVAGFLGSPPMNFLEVTADTENGTLEHPAFTLPMPESVADDADEPNLVLGIRPEHLSLTDTPETHADPDCLVETDVTVTEPMGDVTNVYLDVGGDSVTVTTGGYAGAGPGDQLYVHVPTAKMHLFDAASGAALKHSDEPIDSAAVPETGGHAETA